AGACGCCATTCAGGCCGGCTCGTTGTCGGTACAACCAAACTATGTACAGGGCCCCATCAACGCCGAGGGACAGCCAGAGCAGCGGGTGCGGACCCAGCTGACCCGGCCGATCACCCTGACCCTTGATGACCTCGAGGCTCTGCCCGGTCTCCTCGACGCCCTGACCGTCGCCGGTGTCGACTCTCTGGACGGTGTCAGCTACGACCTCAAGGATCGCAGCGCGGCAAGCGATGAGGCCCTGGGCCTTGCCATCGATCGGGCCAAGGCAAAAGCCACGCTGATGGCCGAGCGCCTCAATATCACCCTCGGCCGTGTGCTGCAGGTGCAGGAGACCCAGGTGCCAAGCTTCCAGCCACAGATGATGATGCGTGCAGGCGATGCATCGACCAAGGAGATGGCCTCAGAGTATCGCCCGGGCCAAATCGAGATCGATGCTGAAGTCGCGGTTCAATGGGCCATCGCCGACGAATAACGTGCTGATAGAGCAGCGTTCAAACCCCGGCGCCTGCTCGCCCAATGCACAAGGCCCCGACGGCGCTGCCGTCGGGGCCTTGCTATTTCCTGTTACGTCAGGCGGTCGCGGCTCGCGAGGATCCGACGCGACCAAGGAAACACCTGAGTATCGCAACAATTCCAACGAGAGCGATCTAAACGCCCTCAGCCGTTGATCACCTCAAGACCCCCCATATAGGGGCGCAGCGCCTCGGGTACGACAATCGAACCGTCAGCCTGCTGATGATTCTCGAGCACCGCCAGCAGGCAGCGGCCCACCGCGAGCCCCGACCCATTGAGGGTATGCAGGAGCTGCGGCTTCTTGTGATCCGGATGGCGGAAGCGGGCCTGCATGCGACGAGCCTGGAAGTCCTCGCAGTTGGAAATCGAAGAGATTTCCCGGTAGGTGTCCTGGCTCGGCAGCCAGACTTCCAGGTCATAGGTCTTGGTCGCCCCGAAGCCGATGTCTCCGGTGCACAGGGTGACGACGCGATACGGCAGACGCAGTGCCTGCAGCAGCGCCTCGGCGTGACCACGCATCTCCTCGAGAGCGTCATAGCTCTTGTCGGGCTCGACCATCTGCACCATCTCGACCTTGTCGAACTGGTGCTGACGGATCATGCCGCGCGTATCGCGCCCGTGAGAACCGGCCTCGCTGCGAAAGCAGGGGGTATGCGCGGTCAGGCGCATCGGCAGGGACTTGTACTCGAGAATTTCATCCCGGGCGAAGTTGGTCAGCGGTACCTCGGCGGTGGGGATCAGGTAATAGTCCTGATCGCCCTCGAGGCGGAACAGGTCTTCACCGAACTTGGGCAACTGGCCGGTGCCGGTCAGCGAGTCGGCATTGACCATGTAGGGCACATAGCACTCTTCATAGCCATGCGCCTCGGTCTGAGTGTCGAGCATGAACTGAGCGAGCGCCCGGTGCAGCCGAGCAATCGGGCCGCGCATCACCGCGAAGCGCGAGCCGGTCAGCTTGGACGCCATGTCGAAGTCCAGACAGCCGTGCTTGGCGCCGAGATCGACGTGGTCCTTGACCTCGAAATCGAAATCGCGCGGTGTGCCCCAACGGTGCAGCTCGACGTTATCGTCTTCGCTTTCACCTTCCGGCACGCTGTCGTGGGGCAGGTTGGGCAGCGCCGAAACCAGGGCGTCCCACTCCTCCTGCAGACCCGCCAGCGCCTTCTTGGCGGCATCCAGGCGATCACCCAGGTCACTTACTTCGGCCAGCAGCGGCTCGATGTCCTGACCCTCGGCCTTGGCCTTGCCGATCGCCTTGGAGCGCGTGTTGCGTTCGCTCTGTAGCTGTTCGG
Above is a window of Halomonas sp. I5-271120 DNA encoding:
- a CDS encoding SIMPL domain-containing protein, with protein sequence MGIRLGLLLAACMTISAAAVAQQPATQEQTPGRLEVSAQHTLEVAPDMATLTARLWERTPARAVDSAREASPEALSEARTRLEGRMGELIRTLEGKGLPRDAIQAGSLSVQPNYVQGPINAEGQPEQRVRTQLTRPITLTLDDLEALPGLLDALTVAGVDSLDGVSYDLKDRSAASDEALGLAIDRAKAKATLMAERLNITLGRVLQVQETQVPSFQPQMMMRAGDASTKEMASEYRPGQIEIDAEVAVQWAIADE
- the serS gene encoding serine--tRNA ligase, translated to MLDPKLLRGDLDQVAQRLAKRGFTLDTAQLESLESKRRELQTQTEQLQSERNTRSKAIGKAKAEGQDIEPLLAEVSDLGDRLDAAKKALAGLQEEWDALVSALPNLPHDSVPEGESEDDNVELHRWGTPRDFDFEVKDHVDLGAKHGCLDFDMASKLTGSRFAVMRGPIARLHRALAQFMLDTQTEAHGYEECYVPYMVNADSLTGTGQLPKFGEDLFRLEGDQDYYLIPTAEVPLTNFARDEILEYKSLPMRLTAHTPCFRSEAGSHGRDTRGMIRQHQFDKVEMVQMVEPDKSYDALEEMRGHAEALLQALRLPYRVVTLCTGDIGFGATKTYDLEVWLPSQDTYREISSISNCEDFQARRMQARFRHPDHKKPQLLHTLNGSGLAVGRCLLAVLENHQQADGSIVVPEALRPYMGGLEVING